acttcatccgatgttCCAGACTCAACCACTGCTACAAATATTTAATTATCCTTTCCTCTATACCTGACATTCCACTCCTGAACATGGTATCAAATGCTGCGATTGAATCTAGCAGGCTGTTGCCCTGTAATTATAGGAGTTATGAAACTTAGCTTTTCAACAAACCAACATAGTGCTGGAGTAGTTTTAAGGCATATGCACATTCCTGGGTGGGACTGCCCCACAGGTGGCCTAATGTAAAGAAGTCCAACACTGAGAAATCAAGAGTCTCTCTCTCTACTAGGATGCTGGTACTCCTAGGGCAGGATTGAGCTAGTTGAGGAAAAAGCCATAGTTCAAATGAACATAGTCCTGTTGATGTCAACGTTAGTTTCTATGAGCGTGTAAGAAGGGAAGCAGTTGCAAGACTGCTTAGAGCAtgggtgcctaaattcctttaaagACAGGGTTCAGGGCCTGTGGTAGGTACCTTTCTCCAGTACTGGGTATTATACCTTTCACTAGTTATTACTGTGGCTCGCTCCTTTGGGATTGTGGGCAGAACTTTCTGTACAGTCACATCAATTTCCTTCCAGTGCATCTCATCTAAAATTGTAGTTTAATTACAATGTCATAAAGGTGCTTGTTTCCTTCATAGGGAAAAACAAAGCATTTGAAACAACTAGTAAAATTCACTGGATTGCCAAATTAGTCCTTAGTTTAAAACTGAAAAGTGTTTAATGATCTGATTCAGAAATTAAGACATTGTCACATCCTGACATGGCCATTCCACTATTGCCTTTCATTTCTTCTCCTGCAGTACAGGCTCTTCCTTTCCAAAATAATTTCTCCAGCCTTCTCGGTCTTTCCTGCTGTCCATCCCACACTATTTGTAACTGGGACAAGTGTTTCATCTGAAATCGTATCCTATTTGCTTCCAGAAAAAGCTGATTATTTCTGACATGATTCTTTTAATTAACTTTCTTTCAAACTTCCTTGCTCCCTAGTCTCATGCTGACACTTTTAAGGTGCCTGGAggtagtctccatgatcagcaCTGTTACCCAAAGCATTTACACTTCCACAGAGCTGTGACCCTAGTAGCCTCTAAGTATCTTACCTTCCTCAACTAAATAAAGCCTGCAGGAATGAAGGGGAAGGAACCTACAAAATTCATGGGTTCCTCCAAACATCCTGACACCTGCCATACATATGCATCCTGACACTTGCCATACTTCCCACTTTTGGGTACTACCCACCAAAATGCATTGTGTGTAGCAAACAGGAGCCTGGCAGCAGTTCCTGAGACAGCACTTTACCCATGGAGCTggctgaaaagggaccctggccaGGGTGCTAGCTGTTTCACGCTGTAACTCTTCCATGTGCAAAGTGCTTAAGCAGAAAGTGCAGCATGAAAGGGCTGAAGAAATTGAGGGATGAAAGGAAATAATGATGGTTCTCACACTAGTGCCCTGCACACTTAAACAGTGTAGTCGGAAGGTAAGCTAGCAGTTTACCCCCTAGGGGTAGGCGTTTTCACTCTCCTAGTCTGGATCACACTAATATTGTTTCAACCACTTGTCCTCAATTACGCGGGGCACCACTTCTTCCATTCAATCACATGATATTCCTGTGGCAAATACAGCCATTGCTTGCATGGAAAAGCAATGTTagctatttttaatgcattttagcAGCTGGTAAAAAGGAGACAAAACAAGTACCATATGCCCAGCATGTTCCATGGAcctgtttgagaacctctgcactatATTACCATATTTCAACAGCCCCCTAgaagttaatatttttaaaaagtaggtgCAGAATTGCACCTTTAAAAAGGATTCCTCTCCTCTgtgcccttcctcccacccccaaatgttTCGTTTCCTAAAATCCTAGGGGACcactcaacccccccccccccccatcactgaAAGATGGTCCTGCTTCTGCTATCACGTGACCAGTTCTCATTTAGAGCTCTTGGACTCTGTGTCCACACAGACTCGCTTGGCAGCTTGTCCTGGAGTCTCACTATCTCTTTCTGCACTGTCACCGTGGCCTCTCTTTGTTTCTAGGTGCTCCTCTTTGTCTGCTCCAGTCTCTTTCTCCCCGCAGTGTGGCAGCTCAATACGTCCCCTGCGCACAAAGTGATTAATCCGGGACTCCAAGCCTTCGCACTTGGGACGAGCCAGCAAAGGTTTGTAAGTGCGGGCCTTCACCCCTTCGATGAAACTGCTGACCTGGTTATGGACTGGGGGCTTCACCTCTCTCCAGAGGACCATTCTGTTCTTCTCTAGGCCTGTAACATACACAAGTCAGATGCTGGTATCTCTCAAACAACCCAGGCTACTCATTTCAGGAATTAGCCTTTATCCCTACATGACTTCTATGTGTTAGGCATACTTACAGAACAATTTTCCTACCTGTTCCTAGGGGTATGACAGCAGAGTCTAGCCCCTGTAACATGTTATATAACATGTGAGTTTTGACTGCATGATTGGCCCAGAGTTGCTGTAGGTGAGTAACATTAAACTCCTGAACTTCTCGGTCGTAGATCCACTGGATGTTTTCAAACTCGCAGTCATACAGAACCAGAGGAAATTCCACTGccatgctgcagagaggaaagGAGGAGACATTACCTAACTGTACACAGGCACAGTCAGCaggaagttaaaacaaaatgCAGTGACTTGGGAAAAACCTAGAACACAAGACTGCAGATCCAATGTGAtggcactgatttcagtggaaaagaCTATGACTAGCTCACTGCTATCTTGTATAAGAGCTGTCAAGTCAGCAGCTCATTGAACCTTACATTTTTACTAGGTCCTAAGGAATAAGACTTATCAAGAATTTCATGTTCCTTGCCTGAAGAGCCAAAGCTTAAACACTGAGGCAACAGGAAAAGTAGTTTCTCAAGGGCATGCTTTGAAGATGAAGAGGGTACGTTAAGTAACAGGCTGACACTGGAAGTACTGTCTTCCATCTCACTCTAGGACTGATAGTGACAGGCTGCTTGGATGCTGATAGGAAGCGTGGCGGGGCACTTATGGCGCTAGATTCAGAAACAGGGACTAAGATGCATAAATTTGAGATGAAATTCTGAGGATTCATCATGGTAATTCTTGCCTGTACTGTGGTTTTCGAGGGTTCTTCTCTACATCCAATAGCTCATCAATAATCTCCGGATTCTCCATCCTCTGTCCAATTAGTAAGAGGATTGCCATCATGCAACGGACTTGATGATAGAGGAATGCCTGGCCTGTGACTTCAAACTGGTACAGTTGGAAAGGGTCCTGTAGCCCAGTTTCCCCTCCTCTATCCACCAGCTGCACCTGTGCAGTGAGAATAGTCCTTTGGAAGTTTGTCACGCCATTCGCTACATCCATTTTGCACAAGTTCCGGAAGTCATGGGTCCCCACGTATTTTTGTGCTGCAGCATTCATGAGGGCCACATCTAAATCTGCATGAGGGAAAAAATAGCGATAGGTCCTCTTGAGGCAGCTGAATCTAGCACTGAAGCTGGGTTCTACAGGGGCCCATGCCAACACACGTATGTCGGGAGGGAGCACCCGATTTAGGATATGGGTGTAGCGGATTTCGTTGGCAGGACTACTGGTTTTGTCTTCCAAGCCACCCTCATGACCATTCACTTTCTTTCCCTCTGAAAGGCTTGAGCGAAGGTCCAGGGAAATCACCTGTAGGATTGGAAAAAGGGGATTACACTCAGACTCCCTCAAGATAGGCAAAGCAAGCTTCCAATTactcagttttaaaacaaacacgtTCAAGACCTCTGGAAGAGACACTGATCTTCTGGTTTGCTTTAATAACTGGACCTACCAGTAGTCCCTATTGAAGGGTATATAATTACAGCTGCTGGAGGTGGTTGGAGTGAGCTAACAGTTTGCTGCACTGTTATTGATTTGGTGATAGACTAACAGCCCTCAAAGTCCTAGTAATCCATGGAATATATAGGTATCTTAGAATACTTTCAACCTTGACCTGGAGGAAACACACTcacagatgacaggtttcagagcagcagccgtgttagtctgtattcgcaaaaagaaaaggaggacttgtggcaccttagagactaaccaatttatttgagcataggcttttgtgagctacagctcagatgGCAACTTAGTTCAGTTCCATGGCTAACTTACTGCTTAACCTCAACAAGGGTGCCAATTTGTGATGGTTTATACAGACAGTTGTCCACTGGCGTCAGATCAACTTATTGGTAGATCATGGCTAGTCTACATGCAAACAAAAACTGCTTTTGGCCCTTATCGAGACGGTTTGAGTTCAAACCACTGACAGAAGTGGGGCTTTTACCCACTGATATAGTATCCTGTTGTGTTCCGGCTGAAGTGTACAGTGAGACTAAAGCCCTGTCTAAACACAGTTGTACTATAACTTTACCAATATTGTTAAAGCAGTACAGCTGGCCCAGCATTGATGTAATCatattggtataaaggtgcttactTGCCTTctctagcacagaggtgggcaaaatacggcccgtgggccacatctggcccgtgcgactgtcctgcccggcccctgagctccaggctggggaggctacccctggcccctcccccacagccacaccACTGCGTGGCTTGTGCCCGctcacctcccaggctttccaataagcctgtcctgccgctttGAGCGGTGTgataaggggtgggggtggtttgCATAAGGGGCCGGAGATcttggggggcagtcaagggacagttGGATGGGGGGGTGTGGTTGTTGGATAGGGGGTAGGgtcctgggcgggggggggcagttagggacaggggtcccaggaggggggcagtcaggggacaaggcgGGGGACGGACAGATGGGTTggggacaggaagtgggagggggcagcagacaggttgtttgcggaggcacagccttccctacccggccctccatactgttttgcaaccccaatgtggccttcgggccaaaaagcttgcccacccctgctctagcagaatagctatactggtaaaaCTGCCTCCATGCTAGGGGTTATACTGAGTTTACTACTTAATTAAGAACCCCACACTCCTAACCATAGTTAACCAGGACAAAAGCAGAATGCAGACAAGACCAAAGTCAACTGGAGACCATTCTCATTAGTTTCAAGAGgggttttttcatttgtttttaaaggaataaaaattTAACCAAGTCAACAACATGTCTTAATGACTCTTTGGGACACTTGGTGCAGTTGTAATTTTGCTTAGCATTGTTCTAAGTTTCAAGCTAATGGCTTGTCTACAAGGGGAAATAGCCAAGAATAGCTATTCTGCCATTGCTTCCAGAATGGATGCTCTTACTCCACAATAAGAGTGCCTGTGTGCTGAGTGAGTGTCCATGTGGCGAGTTAGTACAGAAGAGCACTGAATTTTGAAGTCATACCCTCACTTATTTCACACTAGCTTCActgagtagacaagccctaagtgtcaTCCATCATTCATGTCCATTGTGAATTGCTGACTAAATGCATTGCTGAGCACAAAGTTAACTATGGGCTCTCTTTGCTGAGTGTCCTTTTACATACTAGAAATGCTTCTTACCATGTTCATTTTCAGATCAGAGGGGAAAAATTAGTATCTTTTTAAAGACTGGGACAATGTTCTTATCCTCCGTGCTCAACACTGGGTTGAATAAAGCCTGTTGAATTATCCTAGAGGACTATATGCCCTCCACCTAGATTTCACAGCATAATTAAGGCAGAATCTCTCATAGCTGCAAGAGCTGGGAGAACTTGCAGCCTTGGGTACTGACCTGTCCAAATGCACTGACCCCCTTGTCTGTCCGTCCACAGCGATGATAATTGGAAGTCTGCCTATTGTCTACCAGCCGGGTCTTGCTTAGCGCCTCAAACAGTTTTTCTTCAATGGTGTTGTTGGTGTTCTCCTGGCTGGCAAAACCCTGGTATCCCCAGCCCAGGTAGGCAATCTTTAGTGCCACGTGTCTCCGGCCATAGGCACTAAAATCAAATGGCCGCTGCTGGCGTTTCTTAGTTTTCCCCAGTGCTGAAGGGTTCCTTTTTATGTCGGTGCCCTCCTTGCCCTCCAAGAGTTTCTCTTGCAGTCTCTTCACTTCTTCCTCCAGTTCCTGCACCCTTTTCAGTAGTCCCTCTCCTTTATCTTTCTCCATACCCCGGTCTGCCATACTGAAAATTCCGGTGAACTATCCCAGTTGGGATCCGTTGGTAGCGCCTCAGTGTCTGCAGAAGAAGAGTAAGGAGATTAGCAAGTCTGAGTGTCTCTTTACTTCCTATTAGATTTAGTATAAATCTGCCTCTGGCATTTACCCATCTGAGAATTTACTTCACGTACTGGCTTTGGCCTTCTAACATTCCTCAGTGCCTTGCATATCCCATGTTCTGACCTACCATATGGGTTGCTGGGCTTAGCTGTGACCGCTTTTCCTTACTCAGTGTAATTAATCCTTTCAACTCTTCTAATCTCATGTCCCTCATTCCATTTACTTGTTATATCAGATCTACTGTGTAGGCCCAGTCACATCTATACCAAGCTTTCATGTAGTCTTTTTGGGATCCTGTACAGAGCTGCCAAGCAACAATCCTCATTTTCATCAGCCCCTGCTCTGCTAGCATCGGCATGTGAGGCAACTTGTTAATGCCTGTTAGTCTTACGGAACCATCTGTTATGTCGTCTTTCCTTCAAATTAGCTTCTTTTGACATTATTAAAGCTCAAGTTTTCAAAGCTGTCTAATGGATTCGGTGCCCAGTTGCTCGTAGAATTAATGTGAATCCCCGAGGtgactttgaaaatttcagcctaaatgttCCCTAGCTTGGCTTCTACTATGGACTGAGGTCTCCTAGTATTCAATTCAACTGCAGTCTCCAGCTTTGCCTTAGGTATCTGGTATCAAGGTGACCTCCCACGGGTGGGCCTTTCCATTATCTGTGCTAGTAAAACGTTTCTAGGGTGCCCCATTGGAGTCAGCACAGCTAGTAAATAAACTGTCCTTGCTCACACAAGGCAGAATCACACTAGAAAAAGTTActaatacccccccccccgcccctctccaCTTTAGACAAAACCAAAGAGTTAATCTTATTCTGCTTCATACTTAGCTATTACCTTTGTAACTGTCCCTTGCGCTAGGACAACTAACCCATAGCAATTACCCCTTTGCTGTTTGAATATCACTGCAAATTCTTATATGGCACAATTCTAATATTGGCTTCAAAAGGGACACTGGGGCATGACACTACACTATAGGTGCTATTTGTCTGCATCTGACATAAAAGCATCTGTAGGGAAGTATCGTTCAAAGTGAAGGGTAAATTTGGGGATCCATACAGGATTCTCATTGCTCTACTCTTTTCAGTTTCACTAGCTCTTACTCATTTGTTTAAATTCCTTTTTAGCTTTCAGATGGTCACTGGTAAGTGGTCTAGAGCCTGATTTTAATGTTCTAAGTATCTTTTGTATCTATCAGTTCAGATGTACTAAGAACTTAATTACAATTTACTCTTACAGAATAAGTGACAATCAGTCCAGCCCAGGTGAAATCATGGAGGCACAGATAGGACCAGATCAGTATAGATGGGCCACTATGAACCATAAAGAGCGGATGGCAGCAGCTGCTATGGCCTTTACCCAACTTTGCGCAGAGCAAGGAGATGGAGATAGCCTGAGAGGAACCTATGCTCCAACTCAGTATGACCCCTACAGTAAAGCATCTGTGACTTCTGGGATCAGGCCATCTCTTCATCTGTTGATGCGGCACCACCAGGCAGAACACAGCGTGCAACCAGAGACCCTCTCGGAGGGACTTAGAGGACCCAGAAAGCCAGTGATGAAGAGGAAAGTTCTGAGGCGGATGCCTGATGGAGAGGTACACGTGTCTGATGAGTCTGTCACCAGTGAACCAGAAACCAGTGCTGAAAGTGACCCTGAGACCTCAGACCTGAGACACAGACTGCTCCATCTACACCCCCACCAGGAAGACACCGCTTCAGAGGTGGAAAGCGAGCCGAACCACAGTTCCCATAGAAAGTTTTACTTTGATCTTCCTCATCGCAGTGGCTCTCATGGAGACCCCCCATTTCTTCTGAAGGATTGCCATGGTCAGGGCTCTCCAGTTTATGAACAAGACTTGATTATGGCTGGACAACCTAAATCCTTCATTCCTCCAAGATTAGAGCAGCAAGGCCGTAATCGTGGGAAGATTGACCGGGTAGCCCGGTACTTTGAGTACAAGCGGGACTGGGAGTCATTCCGGATACCAGGGGAGGATCACAGGAAGGAACTGCGCTGGGGCATCCGAGAACAGATGCTCTACAAGCCTGACCTCCCAACCAGGTCTCAACACATCTATGTCCCCAACAACTATCTGGTGCCTACAGAAAAGAAGAGATCTGCCCTGCGCTGGGGGGTGCGCTGTGACCTGGCAAATGGCCTCATTCCCAGGAAGAGCTCCTTTCCTTCATAGTTATCTAGAGTCTCTCTTCAACCCCCATCCACAGGACCATCCATCCCTTAGTGCCAATCAAAGATCTACCTGCTCTGCACAGGCACATTGCATTATTCTGAGTCGTTCGTTCCTCCTCCTAGAGACCCTGAATAAGTCAAGTTGACTCTAAAATCTCATTTGTGCTCCTAGACAAAGGTGGTTGATTGTGGTAGAAAACAACTTTACCTGCCCAGCTTCCTGAATACTTGTATTGAAGCACATCAGTTGCATGCCAGTTGCCTTCCTGTTAGCAAGACCCACAGAGCTTCTCCTTGAGGAGACTACTGTAGCAGAAGCTGCTCAAAGTAGATATAATGCAAACAATCAACCTACAGGAATCTATGCTCAGGGGAATAATCAATATCACTAgttctatttttttccctttttatttgcTCTTGTTCCTGTGGATGAATTGCTGTGACGGTGTTTTATTTATGGCTTCTGGGTTATGCATTTCTTTTAATAAAGTGCGTGAAAGGATCTGCTGTAGTTCCATGAATTCATTCGAAACACTTCTGATTAGCTTAAGATAGAATTTACTTACCCTAGACCTGTTAAACTATTCCATGCATTTGTGTATGCGTGTACATTcgtaggccttgtctacactgcagagttttgtcaccaaaaccaTGAGGcttttgtattgtattttttaGAGAGAGCTGTCAGCCACTTTAAGTTGCCAAGGCACTTTCTGTAAATAGAAGCATTTGCTATGGTGTCCTTGATCAACCAATACAAGAATAATTTGTCTGTCTATAAAGCTCTTTAGGATCCTCTGGGATGGAAGGGGTTAGAActttaatatattaatttcattgtatAAAATGCATCTATCCAATGTTCTGGAGTACTACATGGTTCATAAGATGGAACAACAAAGGGGGGAAATCTAggttctagctctgccactgacttgatgTATGactttgggcctcagtttccccatctgtaagacaGGGATACTGAGTCTTACACTGCATTGTAAAATGCTGAGCAATCACAGAGTGCCATAGAACTGTGTGTTATTCAGGACAAACATGCACATCCAATGTACTAAAGTCAAGAAAGCCCTTCCCAACCCAGCAGAAATATCACATCCCTCAGCCACCTACTGTGAAAGACAAGGCCTCTAGACCTGCCAGGCCCTGAGTTTTCCCCCAACCAAGAAAGGGATCCTTGTAGTGGAAGATCGCTCGCTAAGAATACCCTCTTCCCCCGCACCCCCGTCTCCTTTACAGCTGTTCGCTCGCTACTGCTGCCACTGCACTTCCCGAGGGGCGATTGTTACCGGTCTCATGCTGCCTTGGACCGAACTGCAGGGAGGCCCAAGGGGGAGAGCGAGGGTTTCCAGCCTAGCCCCACATGCTCAGTGAAGcctgccccattccctccctGGCGGGATCGGAGAGGGAGAATCCTGCATTACCAAGTGACCCCGAGAGGCGAGTGAGCCCTGCAACGTGGCACCTGTCCCGCGCGCCTACCTCTACAGCAGACCGGCCTGACACTCCCGGGAAGGGCCAGGACGCGGTAGTCACGTGCGCGCTGCTTTCTGCGTTCCCCGCCGGAAATGACCTTTCCACTCCCCATGCTCTGCAGGCGggtcatgggaaatgtagttccgGCACCACGTGGTccacactctcccccccccccgccccccccccgtccaGCGAGGGGCTGACGGGGACTGCCTGCGGTGTGAGCGCTGCACGGGCAGACTCTCCCTCATCCGCAGGGAGACCCCCGCAATTTTGTGCTGCTTTCAGGAAGCGTTGGTGGCGTCTTTGCTCTTCTCAGGGGGACGTTTACAAATAATCACCATGGTGTCCGTGTGAAATCCTCTTTCAGAGggggccctggagccagccactgCTGTAAAGGGGAGAGACACTTTTAATGATTCGTCACGCTTGGCACTGACTGTGCTTTTCAGCCGTAGACAAAAGAGCGATGTACGAAGGCAGGCAAAGTCATATCGTTCCCAAGCAAGGGTGGAGCtttcaggcctgattttcagaggtaccgCTGACTCCCGTGGGATAGAGAGAGCCTCTGAACACCAGGCCcgagtgacttgtccaaggaagGCCACAATCAATGGCAGAGCCGGGGTTAGAAACTAGCTATGATGACTCCCGCTTCTATGCAGTAACTGCCTCCCATGGCTCAAGCTATCACTCCACAGGTTGTAGCATTCATCATCTTTACCATGGGGGTGCAGATGGAGAGCAATTTTATCACTGATGGTGCAACCAAGTTGTGGGGAACATAAGAATCCTGCCTTTGCCCAGAACATTTGTGAAATGGAGGAGCAGGTGCGGGTAACTTCAGCTTCAAGCTACAGGAACTCATTCTCCTGTCTTCGCTCTGCTGctttttcctttgaaattttAGCCACCAAGTCCAGCGTAGCTGGTGAGGATGAAGTGCAGAGGGCTTGTGGACTTTGTGTGGGTGTGAGAATGGGGTACATGGGCAGTGGCtctcagagcggggggggggcacgccACA
The nucleotide sequence above comes from Lepidochelys kempii isolate rLepKem1 chromosome 22, rLepKem1.hap2, whole genome shotgun sequence. Encoded proteins:
- the PUS3 gene encoding tRNA pseudouridine(38/39) synthase — protein: MADRGMEKDKGEGLLKRVQELEEEVKRLQEKLLEGKEGTDIKRNPSALGKTKKRQQRPFDFSAYGRRHVALKIAYLGWGYQGFASQENTNNTIEEKLFEALSKTRLVDNRQTSNYHRCGRTDKGVSAFGQVISLDLRSSLSEGKKVNGHEGGLEDKTSSPANEIRYTHILNRVLPPDIRVLAWAPVEPSFSARFSCLKRTYRYFFPHADLDVALMNAAAQKYVGTHDFRNLCKMDVANGVTNFQRTILTAQVQLVDRGGETGLQDPFQLYQFEVTGQAFLYHQVRCMMAILLLIGQRMENPEIIDELLDVEKNPRKPQYSMAVEFPLVLYDCEFENIQWIYDREVQEFNVTHLQQLWANHAVKTHMLYNMLQGLDSAVIPLGTGLEKNRMVLWREVKPPVHNQVSSFIEGVKARTYKPLLARPKCEGLESRINHFVRRGRIELPHCGEKETGADKEEHLETKRGHGDSAERDSETPGQAAKRVCVDTESKSSK
- the HYLS1 gene encoding centriolar and ciliogenesis-associated protein HYLS1 isoform X1, yielding MRRREADFNRGRSNENGGFCGLEEGPPRDLNVGSCRPLAGAGNGRCAGTGPGVSRARHRISDNQSSPGEIMEAQIGPDQYRWATMNHKERMAAAAMAFTQLCAEQGDGDSLRGTYAPTQYDPYSKASVTSGIRPSLHLLMRHHQAEHSVQPETLSEGLRGPRKPVMKRKVLRRMPDGEVHVSDESVTSEPETSAESDPETSDLRHRLLHLHPHQEDTASEVESEPNHSSHRKFYFDLPHRSGSHGDPPFLLKDCHGQGSPVYEQDLIMAGQPKSFIPPRLEQQGRNRGKIDRVARYFEYKRDWESFRIPGEDHRKELRWGIREQMLYKPDLPTRSQHIYVPNNYLVPTEKKRSALRWGVRCDLANGLIPRKSSFPS
- the HYLS1 gene encoding centriolar and ciliogenesis-associated protein HYLS1 isoform X2; the encoded protein is MEAQIGPDQYRWATMNHKERMAAAAMAFTQLCAEQGDGDSLRGTYAPTQYDPYSKASVTSGIRPSLHLLMRHHQAEHSVQPETLSEGLRGPRKPVMKRKVLRRMPDGEVHVSDESVTSEPETSAESDPETSDLRHRLLHLHPHQEDTASEVESEPNHSSHRKFYFDLPHRSGSHGDPPFLLKDCHGQGSPVYEQDLIMAGQPKSFIPPRLEQQGRNRGKIDRVARYFEYKRDWESFRIPGEDHRKELRWGIREQMLYKPDLPTRSQHIYVPNNYLVPTEKKRSALRWGVRCDLANGLIPRKSSFPS